A stretch of Triticum aestivum cultivar Chinese Spring chromosome 1D, IWGSC CS RefSeq v2.1, whole genome shotgun sequence DNA encodes these proteins:
- the LOC123181150 gene encoding DNA-directed RNA polymerase I subunit 2 produces the protein MPTAAGKSSAAAAAAAGKEEDYATLRELYRPHIESFDYFLDEGLDKMLLSIRPMEITDPSSNATLRMSLEKGHVLPPMKDGRLEQPLYPQECRQGRISYSGEFKVEAVFQFNDGAPIRQTFNFGHLPIMLMSKLCHLRGADPRKLIYHGEEATEMGGYFISGGLERLIRILILQKRNYPMGMVRGAFIKRGAGYTDKAVVMRCVHHDQSSVTVKLYYLQNGSARLGFWFAGREILLPVGIVLKALIDTSDREIFASLTCCYSDKRERGKGVVSTQLIGERTQIILDEVRALSLFTRTQCLVHIGKYFRSAMEGFEKDDYETVAEAVIKDYILVHLQNDNHAKFNLLIFMLQKLYALVDQTTSPDNPDALQFQEALLPGHLITVFLKDRIQDWLQKSKRLIMEEITKNKSFELNNSLEIRKFLSKYTTSVGRAIETLIKVGRANSQSMLDLPQREGMTIQAERLNFHRYISHFRSVHRGSSFAKMRTTTVRKLLPESWGFLCPVHTPDGEPCGLLNHMTSICRISSCYNSEGAIKDFQKIKDKLLVELVRGGMIPLLPKMEHTGPPEILHVHLDGCIVGSIASAKIEEVVNYLRRLKLLAHPATPEDLEVGYVPLSLGGAYPGLYLFTSPARFVRPVKNLVSLPDGEPRIELIGPFEQAFMEIRCPDGGDGGRKKEFPATHEEIHPTAILSVVANLTPWSDHNQSPRNMYQCQMAKQTMGFCGQALKYRTDVKAFHLQTPQSPIVRTATYKKYHMDEFPSGTNAIVAVLSYTGYDMEDAMILNKSAVDRGMFRGDIFQTECIDLSAKRTENVPEIFAKSPLSRDTDNVIDSDGLPRVGETVVPYEQYYSIYNTLTGAIRPVRLKGTEPAAIDYVALNGTNSKGSLQKVNIRLRRKRNPIIGDKFSSRHGQKGVCSQLWPDIDMPFSANTGMRPDLIINPHAFPSRMTIAMLIESIAAKAGSVHGKFIDATPFASSVKEDGENRCKYDSIVDELGPMLASYGFNHHGTEVLYSGLFGTELQFEIFIGPVYYQRLRHMVSDKFQVRTTGRIDQVTKQPIGGRKHGGGIRFGEMERDALLAHGASYLLHDRLHTCSDYHVADVCSLCGSLLSATVIKSDTQKKSKRHLLGVNTVRPAKNFACQACQTNKGMETVAMPYVFRYLAAELAAMNIKLDLRLSNRREAPPSNESC, from the exons ATGCCGACGGCGGCCGGGAAATCGtccgccgccgcggcggcggcggcgggtaagGAGGAGGACTACGCGACGCTGCGGGAGCTGTACCGGCCGCACATCGAGTCGTTCGACTACTTCCTCGACGAGGGGCTCGACAAGATGCTCCTCTCCATCCGCCCAATGGAGATCACCGACCCCTCCTCCAACGCTACCCTCAGAA TGTCCTTAGAGAAGGGTCATGTGCTCCCACCGATGAAGGATGGTCGGTTGGAACAACCGCTCTACCCGCAAGAG TGCAGGCAAGGTAGAATTTCATATAGTGGCGAATTCAAAGTGGAGGCTGTCTTCCAATTTAATGATGGGGCGCCAATCAGACAAACCTTCAATTTTGGTCATTTGCCGATTATGTTGATG TCAAAACTTTGCCACCTAAGAGGCGCTGATCCACGTAAATTGATCTACCACGGTGAAGAGGCCACAGAAATGGGCGG GTACTTTATAAGTGGTGGCTTGGAGAGACTTATCCGAATTCTTATTTTACAGAAGCGTAATTAT CCTATGGGCATGGTCCGTGGTGCTTTTATTAAACGTGGTGCGGGATACACTGACAAAGCAGTGGTGATGAG ATGTGTTCATCACGACCAGTCCAGCGTGACTGTAAAGTTGTATTACCTACAAAATGGAAGTGCAAGGCTAGGGTTTTG GTTTGCAGGCAGAGAAATTCTCCTTCCAGTTGGGATTGTTCTCAAG GCCCTTATTGATACAAGTGACCGGGAAATATTTGCAAGCCTGACATGCTGCTACAGTGATAAACGTGAAAGAGGAAAGGGAGTTGTCAGCACTCAGCTAATTGGTGAAAGGACACAAATAATTCTTGACGAAGTCAGAGCTCTGTCCCTTTTCACGCGCACGCAATGCTTAGTGCATATTG GCAAGTACTTTCGGTCTGCAATGGAAGGTTTTGAAAAAGATGATTATGAAACC GTTGCTGAGGCGGTTATCAAGGACTATATTCTCGTGCACCTGCAAAATGACAACCACGCAAAGTTTAATCTTTTAAT ATTTATGCTGCAGAAACTTTATGCTCTTGTTGATCAAACTACGTCACCTGATAATCCTGACGCACTTCAATTCCAAGAAGCACTCTTGCCTGGGCACCTGATCACAGTTTTTCTTAAG GATAGGATTCAAGATTGGTTGCAAAAGTCTAAGCGTTTAATTATGGAAGAGATTACGAAGAATAAAAGCTTTGAACTCAATAACT CACTGGAGATTAGGAAATTTCTTAGTAAATATACAACATCTGTAGGCAGAGCTATTGAGACCTTGATAAAGGTTGGCAGAGCGAATTCACAATCAATGTTGGATCTTCCACAG AGAGAAGGGATGACCATTCAAGCTGAGCGACTCAACTTTCATCGCTATATCTCACATTTTCGTTCTGTTCATAGGGGTTCTTCTTTTGCTAAAATGCGTACAACAACTGTTAGAAAGTTACTTCCAGA GTCCTGGGGTTTCCTGTGTCCAGTTCATACACCGGATGGAGAGCCTTGTGGCTTACTGAACCATATGACTTCCATATGCC GTATTTCATCCTGCTACAACTCAGAAGGGGCAATTAAAGATTTTCAGAAAATAAAGGATAAGCTTTTAGTTGAATTGGTTCGTGGTGGAATGATCCCGTTGTTGCCGAAGATGGAGCATACTGGTCCCCCGGAGATCCTACATGTCCATTTGGATGGATGCATTGTCGGTTCTATTGCTTCTGCTAAGATTGAGGAAGTAGTTAACTATCTTCGAAGATTAAAGCTACTGGCACACCCAGCG ACTCCGGAGGATTTAGAAGTGGGCTATGTTCCCTTAAGTCTTGGTGGGGCTTATCCTGGGCTCTATCTTTTTACAAGTCCTGCAAGATTTGTTCGACCAGTGAAAAATCTGGTTAGCCTACCTGATGGAGAGCCACGTATTGAGCTTATTGGACCATTTGAACAG GCATTTATGGAGATACGATGTCCTGATGGTGGGGACGGTGGGAGAAAAAAGGAGTTTCCTGCGACACATGAAGAAATTCACCCTACTGCCATTCTCAGTGTAGTTGCAAATCTGACTCCTTGGTCTGATCACAACCAAAGTCCTCGGAACATGTACCAATGCCAG ATGGCAAAGCAAACTATGGGTTTTTGTGGCCAAGCTTTAAAATATCGTACAGATGTCAAGGCATTCCATCTACAG ACTCCTCAGTCACCAATTGTTCGAACAGCTACATATAAAAAATATCATATGGATGAATTTCCATCAGGAACAAATGCCATTGTTGCGGTGCTATCATATACAGG TTATGACATGGAGGATGCCATGATTTTAAATAAATCAGCCGTTGACCGTGGGATGTTCCGTGGAGATATCTTCCAG ACAGAGTGCATTGACTTGTCAGCAAAAAGGACAGAAAATGTTCCAGAAATCTTTGCCAAAAGCCCTCTTTCGAGGGACACGGACAATGTAATTGATTCAGATGGCCTTCCTCGGGTTGGAGAG ACAGTAGTTCCATATGAGCAgtactacagtatatataataCACTCACCGGTGCAATAAGGCCAGTCAGACTAAAGGGGACAGAGCCAGCAGCTATTGACTATGTTGCTCTCAACGGAACAAATTCAAAAGGTTCCCTGCAGAAG GTAAATATTCGTCTGCGTCGCAAGAGGAATCCTATAATTGGTGACAAGTTCAGCAGTAGACATGGGCAAAAGGGAGTTTGTTCACAGTTGTGGCCTGACATTGATATGCCGTTCTCTGCAAATACCGGCATGAGGCCAGATCTCATCATTAATCCTCATGCTTTTCCTTCAAGAATGACGATTGCAATGCTTATAGAGTCCATAGCAGCAAAG GCTGGAAGTGTACATGGGAAGTTCATTGATGCTACACCTTTTGCAAGCTCAGTCAAAGAGGACGGTGAAAATCGTTGTAAATATGATTCTATTGTGGATGAACTAGGTCCCATGCTAGCATCTTATGGATTTAATCATCATGGAACCGAGGTCCTGTACAGTGGGCTTTTTGGCACCGAGCTGCAATTtgagattttcattggacctgttTACTACCAACGCCTTCGTCATATGGTCTCAGACAAATTTCAG GTTCGCACCACAGGTCGTATAGACCAAGTAACGAAACAGCCAATAGGAGGAAGGAAACACGGCGGAGGGATTCGGTTTGGTGAGATGGAGCGTGACGCGCTCCTTGCTCACGGCGCTTCATATCTCTTGCACGACAGGCTCCATACCTGCTCGGACTATCACGTAGCGGACGTGTGCTCCCTTTGCGGAAGCCTCCTGTCGGCGACGGTAATAAAGTCGGACACGCAGAAGAAATCCAAACGCCACTTGCTGGGTGTCAACACGGTGAGGCCTGCAAAGAACTTCGCGTGCCAGGCCTGCCAGACAAACAAAGGGATGGAGACGGTGGCGATGCCGTACGTCTTCAGGTATCTGGCGGCCGAGCTGGCGGCTATGAACATAAAGCTGGATCTCCGGCTCAGCAACAGGAGAGAAGCTCCTCCCAGCAACGAATCTTGCTAG